A region from the Actinoplanes sp. OR16 genome encodes:
- a CDS encoding calcium-binding protein, giving the protein MFLHQRRVLAAIGATAMAVASTALLASPAQAASTGVAKVVGSSTVQFAAAKGKANSLVVTISGRTVTLDDKVALKPGKGCKKVDKTKVKCTTKKKTTKITAALGDKNDKFVNKTKVASLVFGGAGNDKLTGGSGADELQGSTGNDKLYGVGGNDKLFGESGNDSHYGGTGNDVIDAGTGNDVANGDAGNDKVWGWTGNDRLAGGAGNDEVDGEAGNDTLFGLAGNDKVWGGAGNDVATGGAGVDFIWGYTGNDNLYGDAGNDELYGWDGDDALHGGDGGDWLQAGNGNDKIWGDNGDDDIVAEAGVDQVRGGAGSDAVASGDGNDSVWGEAGIDFIGGENGNDTLYGGADTDLLYGLAGNDRLFGDAADDLLVGEDLDEAGNPVGSATATDAVDGGAHVTGDICLVLAAGTSVNCELTEIPAEPATGLSAKSAGGAAASGFEAPKAKAGAQLAGARS; this is encoded by the coding sequence ATGTTCCTGCACCAGCGCAGAGTCCTCGCGGCCATCGGCGCGACCGCCATGGCCGTCGCCTCGACCGCTCTCCTCGCCTCGCCCGCCCAGGCCGCCTCGACCGGTGTGGCGAAGGTCGTCGGCTCGTCGACGGTTCAGTTCGCGGCCGCCAAGGGCAAGGCGAACTCGCTCGTCGTCACGATCTCGGGTCGTACCGTGACGCTCGACGACAAGGTTGCTCTCAAGCCCGGCAAGGGCTGCAAGAAGGTCGACAAGACCAAGGTCAAGTGCACCACCAAGAAGAAGACCACCAAGATCACCGCCGCACTCGGCGACAAGAACGACAAGTTCGTCAACAAGACCAAGGTGGCCTCGCTCGTCTTCGGTGGCGCCGGTAACGACAAGCTGACCGGTGGCTCCGGCGCGGACGAGCTGCAGGGCAGCACCGGCAACGACAAGCTCTACGGCGTCGGCGGCAACGACAAGCTGTTCGGCGAGTCGGGCAATGACAGCCACTACGGCGGCACCGGCAACGACGTGATCGACGCGGGCACCGGCAACGACGTCGCGAACGGCGACGCGGGCAACGACAAGGTCTGGGGCTGGACGGGTAACGACAGGCTCGCCGGCGGCGCCGGCAACGACGAGGTCGACGGTGAGGCGGGCAACGACACCCTCTTCGGTCTCGCCGGCAACGACAAGGTCTGGGGCGGTGCCGGCAACGACGTCGCCACCGGCGGCGCGGGCGTCGACTTCATCTGGGGCTACACCGGTAACGACAACCTCTACGGCGACGCCGGCAACGACGAGCTGTACGGCTGGGACGGCGACGACGCCCTGCACGGTGGCGACGGCGGCGACTGGCTGCAGGCCGGCAACGGCAACGACAAGATCTGGGGCGACAACGGCGACGACGACATCGTCGCCGAGGCCGGCGTGGACCAGGTCCGCGGTGGCGCCGGTTCCGACGCCGTCGCGAGCGGTGACGGCAACGACTCGGTGTGGGGCGAGGCCGGCATCGACTTCATCGGCGGCGAGAACGGCAACGACACCCTGTACGGCGGCGCCGACACCGACCTGCTCTACGGCCTGGCCGGCAACGACCGCCTCTTCGGTGACGCGGCCGACGACCTCCTGGTCGGCGAGGACCTGGACGAGGCCGGCAACCCGGTCGGCAGCGCGACGGCCACCGACGCGGTCGACGGTGGCGCGCACGTCACCGGCGACATCTGCCTGGTGCTCGCCGCGGGCACCTCGGTCAACTGCGAGCTGACCGAGATCCCCGCGGAGCCGGCCACCGGCCTCTCGGCCAAGTCGGCGGGCGGCGCGGCCGCTTCCGGCTTCGAGGCGCCGAAGGCCAAGGCGGGCGCGCAGCTCGCTGGTGCCCGCAGCTAA
- a CDS encoding calcium-binding protein: MLPSRRTLISAAVAAAFVAVPFLASPAQAASAGTAKVVGTTTVQFAALAGKANSLVITISGRTVTLDDKVALKPGKGCKKVDKTKVKCTTSKATKLIKVALGDKNDVVKNKTKVPLNADGAAGNDTLTGGSGADALQGGAGNDKVYGGTGADKLYGAGGNDKLVGGTGNDRLAAGSGNDLLYGEAGDDIAYGSTGNDTLSGGAGDDELLGEAGNDLFYGGAGSDGLYGQAGNDKAYGDAGIDYLIGGDGNDWLAGGADSDSIEGGAGTDTLHGEAGNDEIWAGAGNDKVTGGDGADYIDGLEGDDTVYGGKGGDDIWGGAGNDSLYGEADLDLIDGEEGNDRISGGDYDDGVWGGLGNDVIYGDAGDDYLVSEDADADYKPVGSPYATDQVNGGANVLGDICIVMAAATTNGCEFFDVADTTSASAARTAVPAAELRPEFAEPRTKRN, from the coding sequence ATGCTTCCATCCCGTCGCACTCTGATCAGTGCCGCGGTTGCTGCCGCCTTCGTGGCCGTGCCCTTCCTGGCGTCGCCGGCGCAGGCCGCCTCGGCCGGCACCGCGAAGGTCGTCGGCACCACGACGGTGCAGTTCGCCGCCCTGGCCGGCAAGGCGAACAGCCTCGTCATCACGATCTCCGGCCGTACCGTGACGCTCGACGACAAGGTTGCTCTCAAGCCGGGCAAGGGCTGCAAGAAGGTCGACAAGACCAAGGTCAAGTGCACGACGTCCAAGGCGACCAAGCTGATCAAGGTCGCGCTGGGCGACAAGAACGACGTCGTGAAGAACAAGACCAAGGTTCCTCTGAACGCCGACGGCGCCGCTGGCAACGACACTCTGACCGGAGGGTCCGGCGCCGACGCTCTGCAGGGCGGGGCCGGCAACGACAAGGTCTACGGTGGCACGGGCGCCGACAAGCTCTATGGCGCGGGCGGCAACGACAAGCTGGTGGGCGGCACCGGCAACGACCGGCTCGCCGCGGGTTCCGGCAACGACCTGCTCTACGGCGAGGCCGGCGACGACATCGCGTACGGCAGCACCGGCAACGACACGCTCAGCGGTGGGGCCGGCGACGACGAGCTGCTCGGTGAGGCCGGCAACGACCTCTTCTACGGCGGCGCCGGCAGTGACGGCCTCTACGGCCAGGCCGGCAACGACAAGGCGTACGGCGACGCCGGTATCGACTACCTGATCGGTGGCGACGGCAACGACTGGCTGGCCGGTGGCGCGGACAGCGACAGCATCGAGGGCGGTGCCGGCACCGACACCCTGCACGGCGAGGCCGGCAACGACGAGATCTGGGCCGGAGCCGGCAACGACAAGGTCACCGGTGGCGACGGCGCCGACTACATCGACGGCCTGGAGGGTGACGACACCGTCTACGGCGGCAAGGGCGGCGACGACATCTGGGGCGGCGCCGGCAACGACAGCCTCTACGGTGAGGCCGACCTGGACCTCATCGACGGCGAAGAGGGCAACGACCGGATCAGCGGCGGCGACTACGACGACGGCGTCTGGGGTGGCCTCGGTAACGACGTCATCTACGGTGACGCCGGCGACGACTACCTGGTCAGTGAGGACGCCGACGCCGACTACAAGCCGGTCGGCAGCCCGTACGCGACCGACCAGGTCAACGGTGGCGCCAACGTCCTCGGCGACATCTGCATCGTGATGGCCGCCGCCACCACGAACGGCTGCGAGTTCTTCGACGTGGCCGACACCACTTCCGCGTCCGCAGCCCGCACGGCCGTCCCGGCCGCCGAGCTGCGCCCCGAGTTCGCCGAACCGAGGACCAAGCGCAACTGA
- a CDS encoding calcium-binding protein, whose amino-acid sequence MFLFHRKALAAIGVTAAAVASTALMASPAQAASAGLAKVTGTSTVSFQALMGKTNNLVITISGRTVTLDDKVALKPGKGCKKVDKTKVKCKTSKTTKLIKVALGDKNDVVKNKTKVALLAGGGAGNDRLTGGSGNDELQGGAGNDKLYGGAGADKIFGDSGNDAIYGGASNDKVDAGSGADSAYGDAGNDVVYGGTGDDKVAGSAGTDLVEGGDGADKVYGDAGGDSVIGGAGKDLVNGGDGDDTVDGEAGDDSLYGGAGWDAIYGKAGNDKIWGGAGGDYVLGDSGNDIVRGEAGNDELSGDDGNDIVYGGTDGDTIWGGAGNDGLHGEAGFDGILAGAGNDVITGADGEDLLIGEDLNDDLEPIGSATATDKVDGGNHTDVCLVLAGATTANCELFTYPSTSGLSARSAGAGSALADVATRLAAGPSK is encoded by the coding sequence GTGTTCTTGTTCCATCGCAAGGCTCTGGCCGCGATCGGCGTGACGGCCGCTGCCGTCGCCTCGACCGCCCTCATGGCCTCACCGGCGCAGGCGGCCTCGGCCGGTCTCGCCAAGGTCACCGGGACCTCCACGGTCTCCTTCCAGGCCCTGATGGGCAAGACGAACAACCTGGTCATCACGATCTCGGGTCGTACCGTGACGCTCGACGACAAGGTCGCTCTCAAGCCCGGCAAGGGCTGCAAGAAGGTCGACAAGACCAAGGTGAAGTGCAAGACCTCGAAGACCACCAAGCTGATCAAGGTGGCGCTCGGCGACAAGAACGACGTGGTCAAGAACAAGACCAAGGTCGCGCTGCTTGCCGGCGGCGGCGCCGGCAACGACCGGCTGACCGGCGGCTCGGGCAACGACGAGCTCCAGGGCGGCGCCGGTAACGACAAGCTTTACGGTGGCGCGGGCGCCGACAAGATCTTCGGCGACTCGGGCAACGACGCGATCTACGGGGGCGCCAGCAACGACAAGGTCGATGCGGGAAGCGGTGCCGACTCGGCGTACGGCGACGCCGGAAACGACGTCGTGTACGGCGGGACCGGCGACGACAAGGTCGCCGGCAGCGCGGGAACCGACCTCGTCGAGGGCGGCGATGGCGCCGACAAGGTGTACGGCGACGCCGGTGGCGACTCGGTCATCGGTGGCGCGGGCAAGGATCTCGTCAACGGTGGCGACGGCGACGACACCGTCGATGGCGAGGCCGGCGACGACAGCCTCTACGGCGGAGCCGGCTGGGACGCGATCTACGGCAAGGCCGGCAACGACAAGATCTGGGGCGGCGCCGGTGGCGACTACGTCCTCGGCGACTCCGGCAACGACATCGTTCGTGGCGAAGCCGGTAACGACGAACTCTCCGGCGACGACGGCAACGACATCGTCTACGGCGGCACCGACGGCGACACCATCTGGGGCGGCGCCGGCAACGACGGCCTGCACGGCGAGGCCGGGTTCGACGGCATCCTGGCCGGCGCCGGCAACGACGTCATCACCGGCGCCGACGGCGAGGACCTGCTGATCGGCGAGGACCTCAACGACGACCTCGAGCCGATCGGCAGCGCGACCGCCACCGACAAGGTCGACGGCGGCAACCACACCGACGTCTGCCTCGTACTCGCCGGCGCAACGACCGCGAACTGCGAGCTCTTCACGTACCCGAGCACCTCGGGCCTCTCCGCCCGCTCGGCCGGCGCCGGTTCCGCCCTCGCGGACGTCGCGACGCGGCTGGCGGCCGGACCCTCCAAGTAA